A portion of the Saimiri boliviensis isolate mSaiBol1 chromosome 1, mSaiBol1.pri, whole genome shotgun sequence genome contains these proteins:
- the AKTIP gene encoding AKT-interacting protein isoform X2 — MNPFWSMSTSSVRKRSEGEEKTLTGDVKTSPPRTAPKKQLPSIPKNALPITKPTSPAPAAQSTNGTHASYGPFYLEYSLLAEFTLVVKQKLPGVYVQPSYRSALMWFGVIFIRHGLYQDGVFKFTVYIPDNYPDGDCPRLVFDIPVFHPLVDPTSGELDVKRAFAKWRRNHNHIWQVLMYARRVFYKIDTASPLNPEAAVLYEKDIQLFKSKVVDSVKVCTARLFDQPKIEDPYAISFSPWNPSVHDEAREKMLTQKKPEEQHNKSVHVAGLSWVKPGSVQPFSKEEKTVAT, encoded by the exons ATGAACCCTTTCTGGAGCATGTCTACAAGCTCCGTACGCAAA CGATCTGAAGGTGAAGAGAAGACATTAACAGGGGACGTGAAAACCAGTCCTCCACGAACTGCACCAAAGAAACAGCTGCCTTCTATTCCCAAAAATGCTTTGCCCATAACTAAGCCTACATCTCCTGCCCCAGCAGCACAGTCAACAAATGGCACGCATGCGTCCTATGGACCCTTCTACCTGGAATACTCGCTTCTTGCAGAATT TACCTTGGTTGTGAAGCAGAAGTTACCGGGTGTCTATGTGCAGCCATCTTACCGCTCTGCATTAA TGTGGTTTGGAGTAATATTCATACGGCATGGACTTTACCAAGATGGCGTATTTAAGTTCACAGTTTACATCCCTGATAACTATCCAGATGGTGACTGTCCA CGCTTGGTGTTTGATATTCCCGTCTTTCACCCGCTAGTTGATCCCACCTCAGGTGAGCTGGATGTGAAGAGAGCATTTGCAAAATGGAG GCGGAACCATAATCATATTTGGCAGGTATTAATGTATGCAAGGAGAGTTTTCTACAAGATTGATACAGCAAGCCCCCTGAACCCAGAGGCTGCAGTACT GTATGAAAAAgatattcagctttttaaaagtaaagttgtTGACAGCGTTAAGGTGTGCACTGCTCGTTTGTTTGACCAGCCTAAAATAGAAGACCCCTATGCAATTAG CTTTTCTCCATGGAATCCTTCTGTACATGATGAAGCCAGAGAAAAGATGCTGACTCAGAAA AAGCCTGAGGAACAGCACAATAAAAGTGTTCATGTTGCTGGCCTGTCATGGGTAAAGCCTGGCTCAGTACAGCCTTTcagtaaagaagagaaaacagtggCGACTTAA
- the AKTIP gene encoding AKT-interacting protein isoform X1: MNPFWSMSTSSVRKRSEGEEKTLTGDVKTSPPRTAPKKQLPSIPKNALPITKPTSPAPAAQSTNGTHASYGPFYLEYSLLAEFTLVVKQKLPGVYVQPSYRSALMWFGVIFIRHGLYQDGVFKFTVYIPDNYPDGDCPRLVFDIPVFHPLVDPTSGELDVKRAFAKWRRNHNHIWQVLMYARRVFYKIDTASPLNPEAAVLYEKDIQLFKSKVVDSVKVCTARLFDQPKIEDPYAISFSPWNPSVHDEAREKMLTQKKKPEEQHNKSVHVAGLSWVKPGSVQPFSKEEKTVAT, from the exons ATGAACCCTTTCTGGAGCATGTCTACAAGCTCCGTACGCAAA CGATCTGAAGGTGAAGAGAAGACATTAACAGGGGACGTGAAAACCAGTCCTCCACGAACTGCACCAAAGAAACAGCTGCCTTCTATTCCCAAAAATGCTTTGCCCATAACTAAGCCTACATCTCCTGCCCCAGCAGCACAGTCAACAAATGGCACGCATGCGTCCTATGGACCCTTCTACCTGGAATACTCGCTTCTTGCAGAATT TACCTTGGTTGTGAAGCAGAAGTTACCGGGTGTCTATGTGCAGCCATCTTACCGCTCTGCATTAA TGTGGTTTGGAGTAATATTCATACGGCATGGACTTTACCAAGATGGCGTATTTAAGTTCACAGTTTACATCCCTGATAACTATCCAGATGGTGACTGTCCA CGCTTGGTGTTTGATATTCCCGTCTTTCACCCGCTAGTTGATCCCACCTCAGGTGAGCTGGATGTGAAGAGAGCATTTGCAAAATGGAG GCGGAACCATAATCATATTTGGCAGGTATTAATGTATGCAAGGAGAGTTTTCTACAAGATTGATACAGCAAGCCCCCTGAACCCAGAGGCTGCAGTACT GTATGAAAAAgatattcagctttttaaaagtaaagttgtTGACAGCGTTAAGGTGTGCACTGCTCGTTTGTTTGACCAGCCTAAAATAGAAGACCCCTATGCAATTAG CTTTTCTCCATGGAATCCTTCTGTACATGATGAAGCCAGAGAAAAGATGCTGACTCAGAAA AAGAAGCCTGAGGAACAGCACAATAAAAGTGTTCATGTTGCTGGCCTGTCATGGGTAAAGCCTGGCTCAGTACAGCCTTTcagtaaagaagagaaaacagtggCGACTTAA